One window from the genome of Streptomyces sp. NBC_00708 encodes:
- the galE gene encoding UDP-glucose 4-epimerase GalE has protein sequence MTWMVTGGAGYIGAHVVRAMLAGGQRVVVFDDLSTGSAEKVPAGVPLVTGSVLDRQALDAAIREHGVTGVVHIAGKKQVGESVERPLYYYKENVTGLEVLLESMVAAGVDRLVFSSSAAVYGMPDVDLVTETTPCAPMSPYGETKLVGEWLIHAAARAHGLRCASLRYFNVAGAAEPELADAGVFNLIPMVFERLEAGEAPRIFGDDYATPDGTCIRDYIHVEDIASAHLAAARRLESAAAGTDLTLNIGRGEGSSVREMVDRILKVTGNEDTTAEVTARRPGDPARVVAAADRIRAELDWSARYGVDEMIESAWQGWRLRHP, from the coding sequence ATGACCTGGATGGTTACGGGCGGGGCGGGGTACATCGGCGCGCACGTGGTGCGCGCGATGCTCGCGGGCGGTCAGCGGGTGGTCGTGTTCGACGACCTGTCGACCGGCAGCGCGGAGAAGGTGCCCGCGGGGGTTCCCCTGGTGACCGGCAGCGTGCTCGACCGCCAGGCTCTCGACGCCGCGATCCGCGAGCACGGGGTGACCGGTGTGGTGCACATCGCGGGCAAGAAGCAGGTCGGCGAGTCCGTGGAGCGCCCCCTCTACTACTACAAGGAGAACGTCACCGGCCTGGAGGTCCTGCTGGAGAGCATGGTCGCCGCGGGCGTCGACCGGCTGGTGTTCTCCTCCTCGGCCGCCGTCTACGGCATGCCCGACGTCGATCTCGTCACCGAGACGACGCCGTGCGCGCCGATGAGCCCCTACGGCGAGACCAAGCTCGTCGGCGAGTGGCTGATCCACGCCGCCGCTCGGGCTCACGGGCTGCGCTGTGCCTCGCTGCGCTACTTCAACGTGGCGGGCGCGGCCGAGCCGGAGCTGGCCGACGCCGGGGTCTTCAACCTGATCCCGATGGTCTTCGAGCGCCTGGAGGCCGGCGAGGCCCCGCGCATCTTCGGCGACGACTACGCGACCCCGGACGGCACCTGCATCCGCGACTACATCCACGTCGAGGACATCGCCTCCGCCCACCTCGCGGCCGCCCGCCGGCTGGAGTCCGCCGCGGCCGGCACGGACCTCACCCTGAACATCGGCCGCGGCGAGGGCAGCTCGGTGCGCGAGATGGTCGACCGCATCCTCAAGGTCACGGGCAACGAGGACACCACCGCCGAGGTCACCGCCCGCCGCCCCGGCGACCCGGCCCGCGTGGTCGCCGCCGCCGACCGCATCCGCGCGGAGCTGGACTGGTCGGCGCGGTACGGCGTGGACGAGATGATCGAGTCCGCCTGGCAGGGCTGGCGCCTGCGCCACCCGTAA